A DNA window from Thermosynechococcaceae cyanobacterium Okahandja contains the following coding sequences:
- a CDS encoding FkbM family methyltransferase, with product MSFINPILKESGKFADLCLTLCVVGSRKIYAADNFATSPWHVFAPNLKIYGIDADPEACEAANATLAAQGIDWFEHHYPLAVGGTVGESTLYITNAVHCSSLYAPNTSYVSRFQGFSTGLALEASIDIETTTLDAFAKAESIEGIDVLKVDVQGADLDVLRGGQEIIHRSTLAVVVEVEFSEIYQGQPLFSDIDQYLRQQGFVLFDLSTDDAWCRLPRQISPVRSHRRGGQLLWADALYLRDLLKEDSKAQTAHLYSPESLLKLGAIADAFDFPDYALELLSHLTVNYGQDPRWNCCQEVVAALEAVKPVINADLETLPIVKLLSEC from the coding sequence ATGAGTTTTATCAACCCTATTTTGAAAGAGAGCGGTAAATTCGCTGACCTCTGCTTAACTCTCTGTGTGGTGGGGTCGCGCAAGATCTATGCCGCAGATAATTTTGCCACATCACCTTGGCACGTGTTTGCTCCCAATCTTAAAATCTATGGCATTGATGCGGATCCAGAGGCCTGTGAAGCAGCAAATGCCACTCTGGCGGCGCAAGGAATTGATTGGTTTGAGCACCATTACCCCCTCGCTGTTGGGGGAACGGTTGGCGAGTCAACCCTATACATCACTAACGCTGTGCATTGTAGTTCGTTGTATGCCCCCAATACAAGCTATGTGTCTCGGTTTCAGGGCTTTAGTACGGGTTTGGCTCTAGAGGCCAGCATCGACATTGAAACAACGACGCTGGATGCGTTTGCCAAGGCAGAGTCTATTGAGGGGATTGATGTCCTGAAGGTGGATGTGCAGGGGGCAGACTTAGATGTACTGCGGGGGGGCCAAGAGATTATCCACAGGAGTACCTTAGCGGTGGTGGTGGAGGTTGAGTTTTCAGAGATTTATCAGGGACAACCCTTATTTAGCGATATTGATCAGTATCTGCGTCAGCAGGGGTTTGTGCTTTTTGATTTAAGTACTGACGACGCGTGGTGCCGTTTGCCGCGGCAAATTTCACCAGTGCGATCGCACCGGCGAGGGGGGCAATTACTGTGGGCGGATGCCCTTTACCTTCGGGATCTGCTTAAGGAGGACAGTAAGGCGCAGACGGCACATCTATACTCCCCTGAATCACTGCTCAAGCTAGGGGCGATCGCCGATGCTTTTGATTTTCCCGATTACGCCCTAGAACTGCTCAGCCATTTAACGGTGAACTATGGCCAAGACCCGCGCTGGAACTGTTGCCAAGAGGTTGTTGCGGCGTTGGAAGCCGTCAAACCTGTCATCAACGCAGATCTTGAAACCCTGCCCATCGTGAAACTACTCAGCGAGTGCTAA
- a CDS encoding DUF5331 domain-containing protein, producing MNPEQLRQTVRSKWLTYYQENRPWIVRLAIWSTYRGQRRPSSSFILGVLSALEPRLVDALPVIVELSNDPDRIISALGLNFNPDEELAKSDNPPLLTPEPRLLPPKPFVSNRAEEHAEDALERSQP from the coding sequence CGGCAAACGGTACGCAGCAAGTGGCTCACCTATTACCAAGAAAATCGACCTTGGATCGTGCGGCTAGCCATTTGGAGTACCTACCGCGGTCAGCGGCGGCCCTCCTCCAGCTTTATTTTGGGGGTCTTAAGTGCCCTTGAACCACGCCTTGTGGATGCGTTGCCCGTAATTGTCGAACTCAGTAACGATCCCGACCGTATTATTTCTGCCTTGGGTTTGAACTTCAACCCCGATGAAGAACTTGCCAAGAGCGACAATCCGCCGCTGCTGACCCCAGAGCCGCGATTACTGCCCCCGAAACCCTTTGTGAGTAATCGTGCTGAAGAACACGCCGAGGACGCGCTCGAACGTAGTCAACCCTAA
- a CDS encoding ferredoxin:protochlorophyllide reductase (ATP-dependent) subunit N, with amino-acid sequence MTTTAPNALNFECETGNYHTFCPISCVAWLYQKIEDSFFLVIGTKTCGYFLQNAMGVMIFAEPRYAMAELEEGDISAQLNDYEELKRLCLQIKRDRNPSVIVWIGTCTTEIIKMDLEGLAPKLEAEIGIPIVVARANGLDYAFTQGEDTVLAAMAARCPTPAAVTNIEERNPIQRLLNFGKKKEEVQAEASQYHDHPPLMLFGSLPDPVVTQLTLELKKQGIQVSGWLPSKRYTELPVVDEGYYVAGVNPFLSRTATTLIRRRKCQLINAPFPIGPDGTRAWVEAICGALGIEPQGLAEREAQTWDKLADYLDLIRGKSVFFMGDNLLEISLARFLIRCGMRVHEIGIPYMDKRYQAAELELLRETCAAMDHPLPTIVEKPDNYNQIQRIKALQPDLVITGMAHANPLEARGISTKWSVEFTFAQIHGFGNARDILELVTRPLRRNQALAGLGWQQLV; translated from the coding sequence ATGACCACCACTGCGCCCAATGCCCTGAATTTTGAGTGTGAAACGGGAAACTACCACACCTTTTGCCCCATTAGCTGTGTGGCGTGGCTCTACCAAAAAATTGAAGATAGCTTCTTTTTGGTGATTGGCACGAAAACCTGTGGCTACTTCCTGCAAAATGCCATGGGAGTCATGATCTTTGCCGAGCCGCGCTATGCCATGGCGGAACTCGAAGAAGGGGATATTTCAGCGCAGTTGAATGATTACGAAGAGCTAAAGCGGCTGTGCCTGCAAATTAAGCGCGATCGCAACCCCAGTGTCATTGTCTGGATTGGCACCTGCACCACCGAAATCATCAAGATGGACTTAGAGGGACTCGCCCCCAAACTCGAAGCAGAAATCGGCATCCCCATCGTGGTGGCTCGCGCCAACGGCCTCGATTATGCCTTTACCCAAGGGGAAGACACGGTTTTAGCCGCCATGGCCGCCCGCTGCCCCACCCCCGCCGCGGTCACCAACATCGAAGAGCGCAATCCCATTCAACGACTGCTCAACTTTGGTAAGAAAAAAGAAGAGGTACAAGCGGAAGCAAGCCAGTACCACGATCATCCCCCCCTTATGCTCTTTGGGTCACTGCCGGATCCGGTCGTTACCCAGCTCACCCTAGAGCTAAAAAAACAGGGGATTCAAGTCTCCGGCTGGCTACCCAGTAAGCGCTACACTGAACTGCCCGTCGTGGATGAGGGCTATTATGTGGCGGGGGTAAACCCCTTTTTGAGCCGTACCGCTACCACGTTGATCCGCCGCCGCAAGTGCCAGCTGATTAACGCCCCCTTCCCGATTGGTCCCGATGGAACGCGGGCATGGGTGGAAGCTATCTGTGGTGCCCTTGGTATTGAACCCCAAGGCCTTGCCGAGCGCGAAGCCCAAACTTGGGACAAACTGGCGGACTATCTTGATCTCATTCGCGGTAAGTCGGTCTTTTTTATGGGGGATAACCTCCTAGAAATTTCCCTAGCACGGTTTTTAATTCGCTGTGGGATGCGGGTGCACGAAATTGGCATTCCCTACATGGATAAGCGCTACCAAGCAGCCGAGCTAGAGTTGCTGCGTGAAACCTGTGCCGCCATGGATCATCCGCTACCCACCATTGTTGAAAAGCCGGATAACTATAACCAGATTCAACGCATTAAAGCGCTGCAACCCGACTTAGTGATTACCGGCATGGCGCACGCCAATCCCCTAGAAGCGCGGGGCATTAGTACCAAGTGGTCAGTGGAGTTCACCTTTGCCCAGATCCACGGCTTTGGTAATGCCCGCGATATTCTGGAGCTTGTGACCCGTCCGCTGCGGCGCAATCAGGCCTTAGCGGGCTTAGGATGGCAGCAGTTGGTGTAG